TTTTATCATTATTTCAAAGAGCACACTTCAACTATGTTGACATATTCCGGGGGGTCAGTATTGCGATTAGTGACACCATGAATTTCTTTTTTGATTGGAACAGACTTGGGTACGGATGTATTTCTATATTAAGAAAATGTCTATATGTGTTTGGAGCAGAATTATCTGCAACCAGTCTTAGAAACAAGACAGAATAATTAATTGGTCATATCTTTGCATCATTTCTGTAAAACATAGGCTTTTTTAGTCAGGGGTTCCTATGTCCCTTGACGATTGGAGCTCTTATATGTGTTATGTACCACCATTATTTCTTCAGTAAATCATATAGAGGACGATTAACAAATATTGTCTCTTTTCCTAATCGAAATGATTCTAATACCCCTATCAACACAAGTTCTTTTAAGTATTTACTTGCAGTTCTTCTTTCAGCTATACCTGCCTCTACGAGAAAAGCGATTTTCGTATAAGGTTGAACAAATAATAATTCAATTAGCTCTTTTGAATAAATATTTTTTGGAAGTCTACTCTTACATACTTCAATTGTCGTTTCTAATAATTCCATTATGTCTGAGATGATTTTATATGTTTCCTTTGCTGTATCTTCTACAGCTTTTAACATATATACGATCCAATCTTCCCAATTTTCAGACTTATGCATTTGTTGAAGTAACCTGTAATACTGTGTTTTATTTTTAATTATGTATGAACTAAGAAAAAGAACAGGTGTATCTAGTAATCCTTTTAGAACAAGATAAAGAACATTTATTATTCTACCTGTTCTACCATTACCATCATAGAATGGATGTATTGATTCAAATTGATAATGGATTACAGCCATTTTTATCAAGTAGTCAATTTCATCATCTGAATTTATATATTTCTCAAGATTTGCAAGAAGATTCTTGATTACTTCTTCATTATCAGGGGGAGTATAAAGTACTTCACCGGTTGTATCATTAACTAAACTTGTTCCAGGTAATTTTCTTAAACCAGCCGTATTTTGTTCAAGCTCTTCTTGAATTGATAATATCGTATTTACACGTAAAATATCGCTTTTCTTTATTTCATTATATC
The window above is part of the Oceanispirochaeta sp. M1 genome. Proteins encoded here:
- a CDS encoding Fic family protein, with the translated sequence MSEIANNSLPVLPPKQEIETKNVLKHAISSNRELARLKGYCSLLPNDSILLSSIILKEASASSEIENIITTQDALYKAIVANERVLDPATKEVLSYRSALWLGYNEIKKSDILRVNTILSIQEELEQNTAGLRKLPGTSLVNDTTGEVLYTPPDNEEVIKNLLANLEKYINSDDEIDYLIKMAVIHYQFESIHPFYDGNGRTGRIINVLYLVLKGLLDTPVLFLSSYIIKNKTQYYRLLQQMHKSENWEDWIVYMLKAVEDTAKETYKIISDIMELLETTIEVCKSRLPKNIYSKELIELLFVQPYTKIAFLVEAGIAERRTASKYLKELVLIGVLESFRLGKETIFVNRPLYDLLKK